In Rhodobacter sp. 24-YEA-8, the following are encoded in one genomic region:
- a CDS encoding NADH-quinone oxidoreductase subunit NuoF, translating to MRIWIPRDASAKALGAEEVVSAVKAEAARRGVEVTITRNGSRGMVWLEPLVEVETPEGRVAFGPMTPEDVAQIFDGGALALGLTEDLPWLKAQTRLTFARCGIIDPVSLDEYRAHGGLKGLTRALAITGAEVVQEVLNSGLRGRGGAGFPTGIKWKTVHDAPIKPELGEKKYIVTNADEGDSGTFADRMIMEGDPFTLIEGMIIAGIAVGATKGFIYSRSEYPDANEVMAAAIAVGRVEGLLGQNVLGSGKVFELELRVGAGAYVCGEETALLNSLEGKRGTVRAKPPLPALQGFMGRPTVVNNVISLASVPVILAEGAEHYASFGIGRSKGTIPLQIAGNVKHGGLFEIAFGLTLDKIVNEIGGGTASGRPVKAVQVGGPLGAWIPVSQFDTPFGYEEYAGQNALIGHAGLTVADDTADMMAMARFAMEFCAIESCGKCTPCRIGAVRGVETLDRIARGDTAAIPLLTDLCETMKSGSLCALGGFTPYPVMSALTHFPDDFTGAAREAAE from the coding sequence ATGAGGATCTGGATCCCCCGCGACGCAAGCGCAAAAGCGCTTGGAGCTGAAGAGGTTGTATCGGCCGTGAAGGCCGAGGCGGCGCGCCGTGGTGTTGAGGTGACGATCACCCGCAACGGATCACGCGGTATGGTCTGGCTGGAACCCCTGGTCGAGGTGGAAACGCCTGAAGGCCGCGTGGCCTTTGGCCCGATGACGCCGGAAGACGTGGCGCAGATTTTCGACGGTGGCGCGCTGGCGCTTGGCCTGACCGAAGACCTGCCCTGGCTCAAGGCGCAGACCCGTCTGACTTTCGCCCGCTGCGGCATCATCGATCCGGTTTCGCTGGATGAATATCGGGCCCATGGCGGCCTCAAAGGCCTGACCCGGGCGCTGGCAATAACCGGCGCCGAAGTTGTTCAGGAAGTGCTGAATTCCGGCCTGCGCGGCCGGGGCGGCGCGGGCTTCCCCACCGGCATCAAATGGAAAACCGTCCATGATGCGCCCATAAAGCCGGAACTGGGCGAGAAGAAATACATCGTCACCAATGCCGACGAAGGCGACTCCGGCACCTTCGCCGACCGCATGATCATGGAAGGCGACCCCTTCACCCTGATCGAAGGCATGATCATTGCCGGGATCGCGGTCGGCGCCACCAAGGGCTTTATCTATTCCCGCTCGGAATATCCGGACGCGAATGAGGTGATGGCGGCTGCCATCGCGGTGGGCCGCGTCGAGGGGCTCCTGGGGCAGAACGTGCTCGGATCGGGCAAGGTGTTCGAGCTGGAACTGCGCGTCGGCGCCGGCGCCTATGTCTGCGGCGAAGAGACCGCCCTGCTGAACAGCCTTGAGGGCAAGCGCGGCACGGTGCGCGCCAAGCCGCCGCTGCCGGCGCTGCAGGGGTTCATGGGCCGCCCGACGGTGGTGAACAACGTCATCTCGCTGGCCTCGGTGCCGGTGATCCTGGCGGAAGGCGCCGAGCATTATGCAAGCTTCGGCATCGGCCGCTCGAAAGGCACCATCCCGCTGCAGATCGCGGGCAATGTCAAACATGGCGGCCTTTTTGAAATCGCCTTTGGTCTGACGCTTGACAAGATCGTCAATGAGATCGGCGGCGGCACGGCGTCCGGTCGCCCGGTCAAGGCGGTGCAGGTTGGCGGCCCGCTGGGCGCCTGGATCCCGGTCAGCCAGTTCGACACGCCTTTCGGCTATGAGGAATATGCCGGCCAGAATGCGCTGATCGGCCATGCCGGTCTGACCGTTGCCGATGACACCGCCGATATGATGGCGATGGCGCGTTTCGCGATGGAATTCTGCGCGATTGAAAGCTGCGGCAAATGCACGCCCTGCCGGATCGGTGCGGTGCGCGGCGTCGAGACGCTTGACCGCATCGCGCGCGGAGACACAGCGGCGATCCCGCTGCTGACGGATCTGTGCGAGACGATGAAATCCGGCTCGCTCTGCGCGCTTGGCGGCTTTACCCCCTACCCGGTGATGTCGGCGCTGACGCATTTCCCGGATGATTTCACGGGCGCCGCCCGCGAGGCCGCCGAATGA
- a CDS encoding formate dehydrogenase subunit gamma, which translates to MLDSVDIAARVEEILAAHSGTEGALLPILHSVQESFGYVPEEVLPQIARHQNISKAEAYGVMTFYHDFRAKPAGTHVLKLCRAESCQTMGADRVAAHAKETLGLDWHETTPDGKITLEPIFCLGLCACGPSALVDGKVVGRLTEAKLDAIVKGMR; encoded by the coding sequence ATGCTTGATTCTGTAGACATCGCCGCCCGTGTAGAAGAGATCCTCGCCGCCCATTCGGGCACCGAGGGCGCGCTTTTGCCCATTCTGCATTCGGTGCAGGAAAGCTTTGGTTACGTGCCGGAGGAGGTGCTGCCGCAGATCGCGCGGCACCAGAATATCTCTAAGGCCGAAGCCTATGGCGTGATGACATTCTATCATGATTTCAGGGCCAAACCCGCCGGAACCCATGTGCTGAAGCTGTGTCGTGCCGAAAGCTGCCAGACCATGGGTGCGGACCGTGTGGCGGCCCATGCGAAAGAGACCCTGGGCCTCGACTGGCATGAGACGACACCCGACGGAAAGATCACGCTGGAGCCGATCTTCTGCCTTGGCCTTTGCGCCTGCGGCCCGTCGGCGCTGGTCGACGGCAAAGTGGTTGGCCGCCTGACCGAGGCGAAACTTGACGCTATCGTGAAGGGTATGCGCTGA
- a CDS encoding LysR family transcriptional regulator, translating to MIDKLQMFIALAKERHFGRAAEACGVTQPSLSSAIRQLEETLGVQLVHRGSRFQGLTPEGKRVLERAVQIVGDVRALRDEMRVARSGLSGHLRIGVIPTALPMVAELTRPFLTRHPNVTLSVLSRTSTEILTGIESLDLDAGITYLDNEPLGRVTQAPLYPEFYRFICTPGSDMAGRDRISWSEAATQPLCLLTQDMQNRRIVDQNLAAAGGLRTPGVESNSSIVLVSHVLTGNWCSIVSKRLADIFAGGGQIVTVPLVEPEVEHMVGLICARRDPQTPVIAALIDEAQKYRARR from the coding sequence ATGATCGACAAGCTGCAGATGTTCATCGCATTGGCGAAAGAACGGCATTTCGGGCGCGCGGCCGAGGCTTGCGGCGTCACCCAGCCCTCGCTGTCTTCTGCGATCCGCCAGCTGGAAGAGACGCTCGGTGTGCAGCTTGTGCATCGTGGTTCGCGCTTTCAGGGGCTGACGCCCGAAGGCAAACGCGTGCTGGAACGCGCGGTGCAGATCGTCGGCGATGTGCGTGCGTTGCGCGATGAAATGCGCGTGGCGCGCTCGGGCCTTTCGGGGCATCTGCGGATCGGGGTGATCCCGACGGCACTGCCGATGGTGGCAGAACTGACCCGCCCTTTCCTTACCCGCCACCCCAATGTTACCCTTTCGGTGCTGTCGAGAACATCGACCGAGATCCTGACCGGGATCGAGAGCCTCGATCTGGATGCCGGCATCACCTATCTCGACAATGAGCCGCTGGGGCGCGTGACCCAGGCGCCGCTCTATCCGGAATTCTACAGGTTCATCTGCACGCCGGGGTCGGATATGGCGGGGCGCGACCGCATCTCCTGGTCCGAAGCCGCGACGCAGCCGCTTTGCCTGCTGACCCAGGACATGCAGAACCGCCGCATTGTCGACCAGAATCTCGCGGCGGCCGGGGGGCTGCGCACGCCAGGCGTCGAAAGCAATTCCTCGATCGTGCTGGTGAGCCATGTGCTGACGGGCAACTGGTGCTCCATCGTCTCGAAACGCCTGGCCGATATCTTTGCCGGCGGCGGCCAGATCGTCACCGTGCCGCTGGTCGAACCCGAAGTCGAACATATGGTCGGCCTGATCTGCGCGCGGCGCGATCCACAAACGCCCGTCATCGCAGCGCTGATTGACGAGGCGCAGAAGTACCGCGCGCGGCGCTGA